The following nucleotide sequence is from Flavobacterium sp. N1736.
AATAACATCCTCCAGTTTCAAACCAATAATTTTCAATGCTTCATCATTCGCAAACAAAATAATTTCTTCATTATCAAGCCCAATAATTGGATCGTGCATATTATTGATCAGCGTTTCCAATCGTTTCTTTTCGAAAAATAATTTGTACAAATTACTATTATTATATTCCTGGAGTTTTTGCGCCATAGTATTAAACGATTTTGCTAAATCTCCATATTCGTTGTGATTGGTAAAATGCACACGTTCTGAATAATTTTTATTTGCAATTTCCTTAATACTTAGCGTTAATTCCTTAATAGGATTGGCAATATTGTGAGGTAAATTTATAAGCAGATTAAAAGCAATCAAAAAACATAAAGTTCCCACAATGGCAATCCATAAATTGGCCGTTTCAGCGGTATGTTTGGCGATGTCGCTTTTTTGTTTAATGGCATTCATATTGAGCTTCATAATCTCAAAAATGTCTTGCCTGATTTGCATTTTTAGAGATTCATCAGCGCTGTTTTTTTCTAAAAGAACAAAGTTTCTCTTTAGATTATCTGTGCCTTTTTTCTCTCCAGCTTCCGTAACATTTTGTGTTTGTTTTTGAAGGTTTTTACTAAAAGTAATAATCGCTTTATCTCTATTAGTAGTGATTTCATCCAAAGACAAAAGCATGTTTCTGGAATATTCAAGCGTATTATAATTTGCTTTCAGAATATTTTCAGTGTCTTTTTTTATAGAGAAAATATAAAAGGCACTCACCAAAGTAAGTATAATTATTAATAAAAATAATAACCCAACTCCCAGATTTAATTTAGTTTTAATTCTCATGACATCATTGCGAGGAACGAGGCGATCTCACCCTCTAAATTTAATTATTTGTTTTTTGGTAAAAAGTTAATTGTAAAATGTAAAATGACTTTCAAGAAACATCTCATATTTTACAGAAAACATTTCACATCTAAGATAAAATAACAAGATCAGCATTCGATAAAGACAGACTATTTAGCAAGCGTCTAAAAATCGTTGTAGACAAAATTACTTTAAATAAATTCAAATGCGGTTTCCCGATGCAAACAGTTGTAATATGTTTTTCTTCAACAGTCATTAAAATAGCATCAGCAATATTTTTGTGCTCTGTTTTAATTACTTCTGCGCCCAATTGAACCGCCAGTTTAAAATTATTAATCAAATGGCGTTGTTTGTCTAATGCTATTTTGGTACTGCTTTCTTTAGGTGTTTCAACATATAAAACATACCACGATCCGTTGTAATAACTTGCCAAACGAGCTGCTTTTCTAATCACAATTTTAGCCGTTTTATCATTACTGCTAATACAAGCCAAAAGTTTTTCATGTCTTAAAGCATGTAGTTGAGGTACTTCGCTTTCAACCTTTCTCACAACCTGACTCGCTACTTCTTTCAAAGCCAATTCACGCAATTGTAAAATCTGATCTGACTTAAAGAAGTTCGTCAAAGCCGTCTGAATTTTATCAGCCGTATAAATTTTCCCTTCTTTCAAACGCGAAATTAAATCTTCTGCTGTTAAATCGATATTCACCACTTCATCTGCCAATCGCAAAACATTATCCGGAATTCGTTCCTGAACATCAACATTTGTAATGCGTTTTACATCTTCATTTAAGCTCTCTATATGCTGAATATTCACTGCCGAAATCACATTGATTCCCGCATCTAAAATTTCTAAAACATCCTGCCAGCGTTTTTCATTTTTGCTTCCTTCAACATTCGTGTGCGCCAATTCATCAACAATTACGACTTCAGGTCTCAGGTTGATAATCGCCTGTACATCTAGTTCTTCCAGCTCTTTCCCTTTATAGAAAATGGTTCGCCGCGGAATAAC
It contains:
- a CDS encoding sensor protein KdpD, with the protein product MEKENNAQHFLDLIQKSRKGKFKVYIGMSAGVGKTYRMLQEAHSLLKNGIDVKIGYIETHMRKETHELLSGLPVIPRRTIFYKGKELEELDVQAIINLRPEVVIVDELAHTNVEGSKNEKRWQDVLEILDAGINVISAVNIQHIESLNEDVKRITNVDVQERIPDNVLRLADEVVNIDLTAEDLISRLKEGKIYTADKIQTALTNFFKSDQILQLRELALKEVASQVVRKVESEVPQLHALRHEKLLACISSNDKTAKIVIRKAARLASYYNGSWYVLYVETPKESSTKIALDKQRHLINNFKLAVQLGAEVIKTEHKNIADAILMTVEEKHITTVCIGKPHLNLFKVILSTTIFRRLLNSLSLSNADLVILS